The Cystobacter fuscus DSM 2262 DNA segment GGACGGGCCGTGGAGGACGTGCTCTCGCTGTCGTGGACCGCGCTCGTGGAGGCCGCCCTGGGTGGCAGGCCGTGCCGTGTCTCCGGCATGCGCCTTCACCCCGTGCCACACTTCGATGCGCATGGACGCCCGCTCGCGCTCGCCGTCTTCGTCGAGCGCGACGTGCCCCAGGCGCGCCCGGTGGGTCCGCTGCCGGGCTCGTTCAACGTGCTCCTGGGAAGCGATCCGGCGCTGAGGGACGCGAAGCAACGGGCGGCCCGGGTCGCGGGGAGCTCGCTTCCGGTCCTGTTGCTCGCCGAGACGGGCACCGGCAAGGAGTTGTTCGCGCGCGCCATTCACGAGGCGAGTGGCAACGCGTCCGGTCCCTTCCTCGCGCTCAACTGCGGGGCGCTGCCCGCGGGGTTGCTCGAGGCCGAGCTGTTCGGCTACGCACCGGGTGCGTTCACCGGCGCGCTCGCCGCCGGAAGCAAGGGCAAGCTCGGCGTGGTGGATGGGGGAACGCTCTTCCTCGACGAGATTGGCGAGATGCCCGAGTCGTTGCAGGCGCTCCTGCTCCGGGTGCTCGATGATGGCCACTACTTCCGGCTGGGCGAGACGAAGCCTCGGGAGTCACGGTTCCGGCTCATCAGCGCCACCTGCCGCGACCTGCCCGCGATGGTGGAGGCGGGGAAGTTCCGCCGCGACCTCTACTACCGCATCCGCGGCGCGGTGCTCTCCCTGCCGCCCCTGCGCCAGAGGACGGACAAGACCGAGCTGGCTCGCGCGCTCGTGGAGAAGATCGCCCGGGAGCAGGGCCGCGAGGCGCCCCCTCTGTGTCCCGAGGCCGAGCGGCTCATCGAGGTGCACGCGTGGCCGGGGAACGTGAGGGAGATGAAGTCCGCGCTCGCGCATGCCCTCGCGCTCGCGGGAGAGGGCGAGCCACTCGCTCCCGAACACCTCCCCGAGGATGTCGTGGACACGCCCGGCGCGGCGGTGGTGCACGCGGGCGGAGGCAGGAAGGCCGCGGAGGCCCGCGCGCTGCGCGAGGCGATGGCCGCCGCGAACGGAAACCTCAGCGAGGCGGCGCGGCGCCTCGGCGTGGCGCGGAGCACGCTCTACCGGATGCTCGGCCGGCAACACCTCGGATGAAGGAGGTCCGTGCCGCGGGTGGTCGGCCTGGGCTGGGACGCGGAGGTGGGCCGCTTGACCCTGGTGCGGCGGCTGGCCACTCAAGCGCTCGGTTGGGCGCTCGAATCCGTGAGCAGCACATCGAGCTCGCCCGAGTTCTCCAGCTCCAGCAGTTCGTCGCTGCCTCCGATGTGACGGCCCGCGATGAAGACCTGTGGCGTGGTCGTCTTCCCCGTCGTGGCGGCGATCATCTCGCCCCGCAGGGAGGGGTCGAGGTCGATGACCTTCTCCTCGTACCGCACGCCCTTCGCGTCGAGGAGCTGCTTGGCCCGCTTCGAATAGGGGCAGGTGGACTTCGTGTAGATCTTGACGTGGCTCATGCGGGGAAACGTAAGCATTGTTCCCGCATGCGAGAGGGGGGGTGCTCCGGCCTATTCGCTGTCGGGGGGAGCGGCGAGCGCATGGCGTTCGAGCAGTCGCCGCAGCTGGGTGCGGTGCATGCCGAGCGCCCGGGCCGTGGCGGCCACGTTGCCCCCGTGTTGCCGCAGGGCCTGCTCGATGCGGGTCCGCTCGTCGTCATCGAGCGGCCGGGCCCGCGAGGAGGCCTCGCGTGTGGGCTCGGGGGGCTCCGGAGGAGGAGCGGACGGCGGAGGCGCCGCTGCCCCGGTGCCGAACGCGGTGCCGGCACTCGGGCTCAGGTGGCGGGCCTCCACGCGAGGGGCCTCCTGCATGAGCGCCGCCTGGATGGCGCCGCGGGCCTCGACCAGCAGCTCCCGGATGTTGCCCGGCCAGGGCCGCAGCAGACACGCCTCCACGAAGGAGAGGTGCAGCCCCAGCGTGGGGGCCACCTGCCGCACCTCCCGCTGGAGCAGCAGGGCCAGCTCCTCGGGGCGCTGGCGCAGGGGCGGCAGCGTCACCTCCGGGCGGCCGATGCGGAAGTACAGATCCTCGCGCAGCTTGCCGGCCGCCACGAGCGCGCGCAGATCCCTGTTGCTCGCGGAGCAGATGTGGATGTCCACCGTCTTCGGCTTCGCCGCTCCCAGGGCGAGGATCTCCTTGGTCTCGAGCGCCCGCAGCAGCTTGGCCTGCACCGCCAGGTCCAGCTCCACCACCTCGTCGAGGAAGAGCGTTCCGCCATCCGCCGTCTGGAGGTAGCCCGGGGCATCGGCATCCGCCCCCGAGTACGCGCCGCGCCTGGCGCCGAAGAGCAGCCGCTCGGCGATGCCCTGGGGAATGGCCGCGCAGTTGACCGCCACGAAGGGCCCCGCGCTCCGCGGCCCGCTCTCGTGGAACGCGCG contains these protein-coding regions:
- a CDS encoding sigma-54-dependent Fis family transcriptional regulator is translated as MLKLVEPGPRLWERFMSGAIGAEERAHSLLRRWSRAVELGAKADGPSHAEGVTDAELRSRRESLTERCADAVQLVSRLATETSASEFRAVLSDAEGVVVLARGGVGASLRSADTSRLVEGARWAESTRGTNAIGTAIAEGEAVAVVGRAHLEERNHGLACYAAPIRDPFGELVAVLDVSGAVTQANPLLEALVLASAHAAEQSLRLRGYEEMLAGGRRSLEARLAGSASLLVEAPGVVRQVSADAAARLGLPPAGVTGRAVEDVLSLSWTALVEAALGGRPCRVSGMRLHPVPHFDAHGRPLALAVFVERDVPQARPVGPLPGSFNVLLGSDPALRDAKQRAARVAGSSLPVLLLAETGTGKELFARAIHEASGNASGPFLALNCGALPAGLLEAELFGYAPGAFTGALAAGSKGKLGVVDGGTLFLDEIGEMPESLQALLLRVLDDGHYFRLGETKPRESRFRLISATCRDLPAMVEAGKFRRDLYYRIRGAVLSLPPLRQRTDKTELARALVEKIAREQGREAPPLCPEAERLIEVHAWPGNVREMKSALAHALALAGEGEPLAPEHLPEDVVDTPGAAVVHAGGGRKAAEARALREAMAAANGNLSEAARRLGVARSTLYRMLGRQHLG
- the grxC gene encoding glutaredoxin 3 encodes the protein MSHVKIYTKSTCPYSKRAKQLLDAKGVRYEEKVIDLDPSLRGEMIAATTGKTTTPQVFIAGRHIGGSDELLELENSGELDVLLTDSSAQPSA
- a CDS encoding sigma 54-interacting transcriptional regulator; amino-acid sequence: MEQNGSTLKPSGILGDKHASEERVPGLLRLFAAGTAMAVALPLKDGELELGRGTPALGEAQDPRMSRRHARLKFDGRRFWVTDLGSQNGTVVDGEPVPAQSPREAQRVIRMGDSLFVPCADVGPLERRGVVTREGFIRGPAMQGLLEEVTRAARLGFPLHIHGESGTGKEGVARAFHESGPRSAGPFVAVNCAAIPQGIAERLLFGARRGAYSGADADAPGYLQTADGGTLFLDEVVELDLAVQAKLLRALETKEILALGAAKPKTVDIHICSASNRDLRALVAAGKLREDLYFRIGRPEVTLPPLRQRPEELALLLQREVRQVAPTLGLHLSFVEACLLRPWPGNIRELLVEARGAIQAALMQEAPRVEARHLSPSAGTAFGTGAAAPPPSAPPPEPPEPTREASSRARPLDDDERTRIEQALRQHGGNVAATARALGMHRTQLRRLLERHALAAPPDSE